From the genome of Gemmatimonadota bacterium:
ATTCGCTCGAAGCGCAGGAAGCCGCGCTGGCGGATAACCCGCTCCTGCAGCGCCTGAACGCGTCCCGCAGGAGCTACGATGACGATCCGCACCGGCCCGCGTACCATTACGTGAATCCCGAGGCCATGCTCAACGACCCCAACGGCCTGTGTTTCTGGCAGGGACGATGGCACCTGTTCTACCAGGCCTACCCGCCCGAGGACACGCGGCAGCACTGGGGGCACGCAGTTTCGGACGACCTCGTCCGCTGGCGCGACCTGCCCTACTGCATCTATCCCAACCCGGAGCGCTGCTGTTACTCGGGCGCCGCGCTGGTGGAGGAGGACCGCGTGATCGCCATGTACCACGGCACGGTCGCGGGCAACATGGTCGCCGTATCCAGCGATCCCCTGCTCCTCAACTGGGAGAAGGTCACCGGTGGGCCCGTCATCCCCATGCCGCCGAAGGACGGTCCGCCCGCGCCCTACAACGTGTTCGATCCGTGCATCTGGAAGAAGGACGGGGTCTACTATTCGCTCTCCGCGGGCACCAAGCCGACAGGGCCGGCCGGCAAGAAGAGGCGTGCGAACTACCTGTTCCGCTCCGAGGACCTGGCCCGCTGGACCTACCTCCATCCCTTCGTAGAGGAGGACGACTACACCCTGGTGGGGGACGACGGCGCCTGCCCGTATTTCTGGCCCATCGGCGACCGTTACATCCTGCTCTTCTTCAGCCACATGAGCGGTCCCCAGTACCTGATCGGCGACTACGACACGGAACGGGACAAGTTCGTGGTGACCTACGGCGCCAAGTTCAACTTCGGTGCGTACAAG
Proteins encoded in this window:
- a CDS encoding glycoside hydrolase family 32 protein; translated protein: MEDYTSLVPYYTFPTDSLEAQEAALADNPLLQRLNASRRSYDDDPHRPAYHYVNPEAMLNDPNGLCFWQGRWHLFYQAYPPEDTRQHWGHAVSDDLVRWRDLPYCIYPNPERCCYSGAALVEEDRVIAMYHGTVAGNMVAVSSDPLLLNWEKVTGGPVIPMPPKDGPPAPYNVFDPCIWKKDGVYYSLSAGTKPTGPAGKKRRANYLFRSEDLARWTYLHPFVEEDDYTLVGDDGACPYFWPIGDRYILLFFSHMSGPQYLIGDYDTERDKFVVTYGAKFNFGAYKPSGLHAPSATPDGKGGLVAIFNMNHGKPTEGWNQIMSLPRRLTVDGDELYQEPVEALESLREAPVRFDGFNLPANQEVVLPAPEGGNTMEFELEIDPGSSPMVEMNVLRSPDREEFTRIAFYRGRGFHGGSLLSVDTSYASSAPDVMSRAPETAPLALEEEETLKLRVFVDRSVVEVFANGRQCVALRVYPDRPDSTGVSFRSQGVDSRVRSLRAYKMKSIWV